The following DNA comes from Firmicutes bacterium CAG:345.
CTTATTTAATTCAACATAAGGAACTGTGTGAGTGTTGACTTCAAGAGCTTCATTGATGACTTTAAGATTTAAGTCTTTTTCACGAATGCTGATGACTTGACCAACAGAAACTAAATAAGAAGGAATATCAACTCTCTTGCCATCGACAGTAATATGACCATGAGCAACAAGTTGACGAGCTCCACGACGTGTACGAGCAAATCCTAAACGGAAAACAAGGTTATCGAGACGAGTTTCAAGAATTCTCATGAAATTCAAACCAGTGACACCATGTTCTTTCTTTGCCATAATGTATAAACGTTGGAATTGACGTTCGGAAACACCATAAGTCATTCTAAGTTTTTGTTTTTCGGCAAGTTGAAGACCGTATTCAGATTTTTTCTTACGGCGATCGTTACCATGAGCACCTGGAGCATAATCACGTTTAGCGAGTTCGCGTCCAGTTTCAAGAGTAGAATAGCCGAGTCTACGAGAGACTTTCCAAGATGGACCTGTATATCTTGACATGTTTTTATTTCCTTTCTAGCAAGGCCTTAAATTCCATCACTCCGGGTGAATGACTTCACCATTAATAGCTGGGCTACTTTTCTGTCATTCATTGGACAAGTGAGTACTTAAGTGCTAACACATGCTTATCTATTGTAAAGTATTTTTATTTAAATGTAAAGTATTTTTTTTAAAAAAGACTGCTTTGTTATTAGCAGTCAATATATTTTATTTCTTTTCAATTTGTTCAAGAAGTTCAACAGCTCTTTTTAACAAGCCTTTTTCACTTTCAGCTTCTTCTTGAGCTTTCTTCAATGCTTCTTCTTTTTCTTTGGCAGCTTTTCTTTCATCGTTGATAGCTTTCATTTCTTCTTTTGTTTTGCCTTCTTTTCTAAGTTGTTTTTCTTCTTTTTTATCAATGAAAGGATACTTATCAGCTACAAAACCACGAGCATTCATGATAGATCTTAGAACAATAAATAATACAAAGGCAACGATTAAGAAATTGATAACTGCCATTATGAAATTACCATAATTCCAAGTTAATGCATCACCAGCACCTTCTACAGATTCTGGTCTTAAAACAATACATAAATTGGATAAATCTTGAACTGGGAAAAGCCAAACAATTAATGGCATAAGAATATCCTTAACTAAGGAATTAACAATAGCAGTAAAAGCTGAACCAATAATTACACCAACTGCCATATCTACAACATTTCCACGTGTTGCAAACTTTTTAAAATCTTGAAAAAACTTTTTCATACTACACCTCTTTTCTATTATACTATTTCATTTATTTTTTTTAATATTTTTTTGATGAAATCAAGAAAAAAGGGCTTTTTCAAGCCCAATTATTTTTTATTCGTATTCGACAACGTTAACCATTTTTAGTAAAGCTGCACGATCTTCTGGTGATGCTTTAACAGATAATGCTGCAGCAACGATTGGCATCCATTTTTGAACATATTGTAATGCTGTATCTGTTTTTTTGCAGAAAGCTTTCAAATAATATTCAGCTGAAGCCTTATCGCCTGTTAAAAGGAATTGAATATAAGTTGTTGCTGCATCTGCTGATGCATTTCCTTGTGTTGCATGTGCCCAGTCTAAGATATAATATTTTCCATTTTCATCGACAAGAACATTTGATGGATTAAAGTCGCCATGGCACAACTTATTGTGACGTGGAAGAGAATCTAAACGAACATGAAGCTCATATCTTACAGTAGCTTCTAAGCCACTATGTGATATTCTATCATTCATCTTGTCACGTAATTTTTTCAAATCTGAGCAAGATATTTTAGACATAGCCATTTGAAGTTCTACAAGTTTATCAATATATTTTTTCTTATTATCCGGATCATTTTTCATCAATGTTTCAATTGTATTTCCATTGATGTATTCCGTAGCAATTGCCCAATCTTCACCTTCATTATTTACATATAATAATTTCGGAACAGATAAGCCAGTTTCTTCAACTAAAGCATGAGAATAAGCTTCTTTAAGTACTTCAGATTTTTTGACAATATTATGATCAAATAATTTAATCAATTTATCGTCTTCACGATATATTTTTTTATTAGGACGAACTTTTAATAACTCTTTTTCTGCCATTTTTATTTTCTCCTTATCTATTATTTACCATAATAGGACTTTAAGTACAATTCTTTAATTTCAGAAATTAAAGGATAACGTGGGTTAGCAGCTGTACATTGATCGTTGAAGGCATCTTCACTCATTTGATCTAAAGATTGAAGGAATTGATCTTCTGGTACACCAAATTCTTGAATTGTCAATGGAATATCACATTCAACTTTAAGTTGATGAATAGCTTCAAGGAATTTATTAAATATCTCTTCATCATTCTTACCAGTAATGCCAATACCACGGGCAGCTTCAGCATATCTATGTAAAGAAACTGGATGATCATATTGTGGGAAAGTACCCATTTTTGTAGGTGCATCACAAGCGTTAAACTTCATAACATTTTCAAGGACTAAGCTAACAGCAATGCCATGAGGAATATGATGATAAGAACCAAGTTTATGTCCCATAGAGTGGCAAATTCCCAAGAAAGCATTTGCAAATGAAATACCAGCGATTGTAGCTGCATTTGCCATACCTTCACGAGCTTCTGGATCAGAAGCACCATTCTTATAGGCACGTGGTAAATATTTGAAAATCAATTTGATAGCTTCATTAGCCATTGCATCGGTATATGGAGAACTCATAATAGAAGCAATAGCTTCAATAGAGTGAACAAGAGCATCAATACCAGAAGCTTTTGTTAATCCTCTTGGAATATTTAACATTAAATCTGAATCGATAATTGCCATATCTGGTAATAATTCATAATCCGTTACTGGATATTTTGTACCATCATCTTGATCAGTAATGATTGCGAAAGGAGTAACTTCAGAGCCAGTACCTGCGGTTGTTGGAATTGCAACTAACATCGCTTTGCTTCCCATGTGTGGGAATTTATAAACTCTTTTACGAATATCCATGAAATCAAGAGCCATATCTCTGAAGTCAATTTCAGGATGTTCATATAAAACCCACATAATTTTTGCAGCATCCATTGGTGAACCACCACCGATAGCTATGATAGCATCTGGTTTAAAGTCAGCCATTTGACTAGCACCTAATTTAGCGCAGGCTAATGTTGGATCTGGAGCAACTTGGAAGAATGTCATATGTTCAATTCCTTGTTCATCCAAAATCTTTGTGATTCTCTTTGTAAATCCGCTTTGATATAAGAAGGAGTCTGTAACTATAAAGACTCTTTTGCGATGATATTCAGTTCCAAGTTCTGTTAAAGCTTCATGTAAGCAACCTGGTTTAAAATAAACTTTTTCAGGAAGTCGTAACCACAACATATTATTTCTCCTTTCAGCTACAACCTTAATATTTAATAAGTGTTTAATAGTGACATTTTCAGAAACTGAGTTACCACCCCAAGAACCACAGCCTAATGTCAAGCTAGGATTTAACATGAAGTTATATAAGTCACCAATACCACCTTGAGCAGCAGGAGTATTAACTAAAATACGGCATGTCTTCATACGTTTAGAAAGAACATCAATTTTTTCCTTTCCAACGATTTCATCAACATAAATACCAGAAGTATGGCCATAACCACCATCAGTTACTAATTTTTCAGCTTTATCAACAGCTTCTTCAAATGTTTTAGCCTTATACATAGCTAAAACTGGAGATAATTTTTCATGAGCAAATGGTTCGGAAAGTTCAACCCTTTCTACTTCACCAACCATAATACGGCTTGCTTCAGGAATTTCTACACCTGCCATCTTTGCAATAGTAACTGGTCTTTGACCAACAATTTTTGCATTGACAGAACCATTGATAATAATAGTTTCGCCAACTTTCTTAGTATCAGCTTTAGATAAGAAATATGCTCCACGTTTAATGAGTTCAGCTTTAAATGCAGAATAGATATCTGATAAGACAATAACACTTTGTTCAGAAGCACAAATCATACCATTATCAAAGCATTTAGACTGTATAACACTACTAGCAGCAAGTTCAATATTTGCTGTAGAATCAACAATAATAGGAGTATTACCAGGACCAACACCAATTGCAGGTTTACCTGAACTATAAGCAGCTTTAACCATGCCTGGACCACCAGTAGCTAGAATGCAATCACAGGAAGTCATAAGCATATTTGACAATTGAATAGATGGTTCATCAATCCAGCCGATAATATCTTCTGGAGCACCAGCTTTAACAGCTGCATCTAAAACAATTTTAGCAGCAGCAATAGTACATTTTTTAGCACGTGGATGTGGTGAGAAAATTAAACCATTACGAGTCTTTAAAGCAATTAAAGCCTTAAAGATAGCAGTAGATGTAGGATTAGTAGTTGGAACGATAGCAGCAAGAACGCCAATAGGTTCAGCAACTTTAATAAATCCCATATCATCGTTTCTTTCGATTTCATCACAAGTCTTTACATTCTTGTAATGATTATAGATATATTCAGCAGCAAAATGATTCTTGATTACTTTGTCTTCAACAATACCCATTCCAGTTTCTTCAACTGCCATTTTAGCAAGAGGAATACGTTGAGCATTAGCTGCTAAAGCAGCACGATAGAAAATTTCATCAACTTTTTCCTGGGAAAAGGTTGAAAATTCTTTTTGAGCAGCTTTAACTCTATTAAGAAGATCAATCAAGCTTTCTTCATCTTTAACAATAGTATTTTCTTTCATATGTTCTCCTTCTAAGACGTCTTAATTTTACAAGAAAGTAGTGTTTTGCGCAATATAATGCATTTTGAAAGCGTTTACTTTGCATACAATTGCACATTTTATGCGCATTTATCTAAATTTGAACTTTTTTTAAGCAAGCAATTTACTCAAAATAATAATCACTTATGATATTAGAAATACATCATAAATAAGTAGCAATTTATTAATTTACAAAAATATGCATTTTTTTGAAAAATAAATTGACCTTTCTTATAATCTGTTGTACAATACATTTGCGCTTTTGAAGAGCCGATTAAAAAGTGAAATTTTTTAAAAAAACTCTTGCAAAAGTAGTCAAAGCTTGGTATATTAATTAAGACGCTTTTTCAAGGAAGGGATGTTTAGCTCAGTCGGGAGAGCATCGCCTTTACACGGCGGGGGTCAGAGGTTCGAGCCCTCTAACATCCACCATTAGCGTTAAAGTTGGAGGAATAGCGAAGAGGCTAAACGCGGCAGACTGTAAATCTGTTCCTTCGGGTTCGGTGGTTCGAATCCACCTTCCTCCACCACTTTATTGGGGTATGGCCAAGCGGTAAGGCATCAGACTTTGACTCTGACATGCCCTGGTTCGAATCCAGGTACCCCAGCCATCGTTGTCCCGTTAGCTCAGTCGGTAGAGCACTTGACTTTTAATCAAGGGGCCATAAGTTCGAATCTTATACGGGACACCATTTTTTAATAATATCTTGCCCGGGTGGCGAAGTTGGTAGACGCACAGGACTTAAAATCCTGCGGTTGCGAGACCATACGGGTTCGACCCCCGTCCCGGGCACCATATTTTCACATATAGGGTTTAATACATACGTATTAAATCGATTTTTTATTTTTAGCACTTTCTAAGTGCCTTTTTTATTATTATTTTTTATGATAATATAGTTAAGTTATGAAAAAGTTATTTTCTTTTTTTCTCATTGTCCCATTTATAGGATATCTATTTAATAATATTCAACATTCTAAAAATGAAATTTCAAATATTAATGATATTCCAATTTCTTATGATGCACGTTTATTAAATGAAGTTACACCTGTTCGAGATCAAGGTGATACAAATTTGTGTTGGGCTTATTCTTCTATCAATGCTATCGAAACTTCTTTGCTCCATAATAAAACAATTGATGATAACTCCGCATTAATATTAAGCCCTACTTCCCTTGCTTATCATCGTTTTAAAAGAAATTCTGATCCTTTAGGAAATACTAATGGTGATTATCAAGAAATTAATTACCTTCAATCTTCAGGCTCACCGAGCTATTGTGCAACACTTCTTTCACAATGGTGTGGTCCTGTAAATGTTTCAACTCCAGCTAATCAAGATGCTTTTTTATCAAACGAATTTAGATTCGAAGAAAGTATACATATAAAAACAGATGATTTAAATCTTCAGGATTCAATAAAGAAAATTAAAGAAGCTATAATTGAATACGGAGCCGTTACTTTTTCTTACTATAATGCTCGTGAAACGTATTACTATAATCCTAAAGTAGATAAGCTCGATGGAGTAAGCCATGCTGTAACTATTATAGGATGGGATGATAACATTAAAGCCGATTCATTTGTACCAGGAGCAGCAACTCAAGATGGTGCTTGGCTTATTAAGAATAGTTATTCTTCTCTTCCTTATTTTTATCTATCATACGATAATACCAGTTCTAATATTTTCGCTTTTAAATTAGCTAATTTAAGAAAATATGATTTCAATTATTTTTATGATTCAAGTCTTGATGATGGACTTAGTTTTTCTATAAACGCAAAAACAGCTAGCAATATTTATCAAGCGAAAAAAGGTGATGCCGATAATGATGAATATATTAATGCTATTAATATTGGCATTCAAGGTCTTAATTCAACTGTAAAGGTTGAAATTTATACTGATGTCCAAGATACTTCAGATCCACGAAGTGGAATAAAAAAACTTGAACAAGAACAGATATTTGAAGACGAAGGTTATAGACTCCTTAAATTAAATACTCCTGTAAAAATAAATAAAAACAGTTTTTATAGCGTTATAGTTTCTATATCAAATGAAGAAAATAATGCAATTATCCTAGTATCTCCAGGATCTGGCATGTCATATAAATATAATGGAAATTATTGGACAAAATTAGGTGGTTATATATCCTATGTTGCTAGAATTAAAGCATTTACTTCATTAGTAAATAATGAAAAAATAGATATAAATAATGCTGAAGTTAATATGGAAAATGATAATTTCATCTATTCTTCTGCACCTATTATCCCCAAAATTTTTCTTTTCTTTAAAAACGAATTATTAGAAGAAAATAAAGATTATGAATTAACTTATTTAAACAACATCAATGCTGGCAAAGCTACTATATTAGTCAAAGGTATCGATGAATATTACGGAGAAAAAATAATCTACTTCGATATCGAAAAAAAAGACAAACCCGATTGTCCTATTAATAATATAATTATCTCTAACAACGAAAAATTTTTAAAGGATATTTCATTGCCAAATAATTATATTTGGAAAAATCCTGATTCTTTAATTCAAAATAAAGCTATTATTATTTATATCGGTAAAGATAAGGATAATTATTTTGATAATGAATTTGAAATATCTATAATAAAACAAATTTCTTCATCAAACAGTTCTCTTCCAAGCACTTCTTCAAGCACAAATATAATATCAAGTTCAACTTCATTTATTTCTTCATCAAATAGTATTAGCTCTTCTTTTACTCAACCAAATGATACATCATCTAGTCTATCTTCTTCTAATTTGTCTATTAGTTCAAATAGTCAATCATCAACATCTACATCATCACAACAAAATACATCACCTAGCATAGATAGTAAAAAACTAATTATTATTTTAATTTCTGGAATTATATCAATTACTGCTATTTTTTCCATTGTAATAATCATCACATTTAAAAAGGGCAAATAGAATATCTATTTGCCTTTATTTTGTGAATCTTCATCTGTTCTTGCCGAAGCTAAATAACTATCTAATACGTGTAGCAATTGTTTTTTTGCTTCAGCAATACTGACATTTTCAAGTTGAGTAGCAGCAGAAGAAAAATGTCCACCACCTTTTAATTTTTCCATAAGAATTTGACAATTTATCGTTCCATTGCTACGGGCTGAAATTTGAACACGATTTTCACTTATTCTTCCTATAGCAAAACAAGCGCTGATATCGCGAACTCCTAAAGCTTCTCTAGCTACAATAGAAAGCATGGTAGCATCAATTATGTCTGATTCATCCGCAGTACAAACAAAGACATCATAAAAAGGAGTTTCAGCTGTTCCCATAATTTTAGTTTTCATCAAAAATTCTTCATATTCCTCTTTGAAATAACTATCAGCTAATTCATTATCCGCCCCATTATTTTTCAAAAAAGATGAAGCTTCATAAGTAGCAGAACTAATATGCAATCTATAATGATTTGTATCGAGTAAAATACCGCAAAGCATCATAGTAGCATAACGAGGATCAAGCTCAATTTTCTGATGGTTATAAGCAATATATTCGGTAATTAATTCACAGGATGATGAAGCAGATGTATCGATTGAATTAAAAATAACATTTGGTAAAAAGTTTTCTGAACGACGATGGTGGTCGATAATTGCCACTCTAGTTCGTGGTTCAATTATATCGGGATACAATAAAATTTTAGGGTTATTACAATCAACAATAATTACTAAGGTATCTTCTGTATAAAATTCACTTGCCTTTTTAAAAGTAACAAAAATATTTGAAAATTCTTGTTGATCCTTAAATAAGTTTCTAACAGCTCTTTTAGCTTTTTTTTCAATAAATTGTTCTTCAAATATAATACGAGCATCAACATTCATAGCCTTAGCCATAGCATGAATGCCTAAACAAGCTCCTATGGCATCGAAATCAGCATTAGTATGTCCCATAATAAGAATATTACTAGCCTTACTTATCAAAGCTGTCAAAGACTGACTAATCGTTCTCAATTTAACGCGATTTCTAGAAACTCTCGATTCAGTTTTGCCACCGATAAATTCAAGATTTTGTGAAAACGGAGAAATAACTACTTGGTCTCCTCCACGGCTTAAGGCAACATCTAATGCTGATGAAGCTAATTCCATTAAACGGGAATAATCAGGAAAGCCGTATGCAATTCCTAATGATAAAGTATAACCATCTTCATAAGCATTTCTAACTTTGTCAACAATAGAAAATTTATCTTTATACATCTCTTGATAATTCTTTTTAGAACATACTAATAAATAAGTATCTTCTTTTAAACTGCGAATAAGAACTTGCTTTTCTGTAAAATAAGAAACTATCATTTTTCGTATCGAAGCTATCATATCGCTAATATCATCAGAATTAACATCAGAATAATTGTCGATAACTAATTGTCCAATAACAGGATATTGACTATCTGAATATTCTAATAATGATTCATATTTTGTAACATCTTTAAAAATGTACAAATTTAATTCACGAATTATCTTCACTTCATAAATATAATTTTGACAGGAAACTTTTACGCTAATATTCTCTTCTTTTTCTGGGTAAAGAATATATTGTCTCAATGCAGGAAATGCATCGGTTATTTTCTGATCAATATAGCTAATATTTCTATCTTCCAAAAAATCACTTCCCCAAATAATCGTATTTGATTCATCAGTTATAAGAATACCTATTTCACCAAAGTAATAAGCTTCTTGAATATCATTTCCCAAAATATCAGCTATTTTTTGATCTGTCCTTTTTTTCAAAATTCTTACTTTATTATTATAAGTAATAAAGAATATGCCTTGAATGATTAAGAACAAAATGCAAATTCCCATAAATACAAAATAATAGTATTCAAAATCAGGATATAACCATTTAGCAAAAAAAAGTACAATACCAATACCTAGAAGTTCGATAAGATTAATTACCGCATTTACCAAGCAGCTTTTTTTCAATAATTTATTCATTACAAAACACCTATATTTAGTATTATACTTTTATTCTAGTTTTATTTCTACTATTTATTTTTTTACCATTTATCCTGGGAAAAATCTGGAAATTCAACAATTATATCACTAGGTTTAGAATCACTATGAACATTCGTGAGCTTTCCTTCTGTTAAATCAATCCCGATTATTCCCATAATTTTTGTTGAAAAAGCAATCCTATCCAGATATTCTTTTTTAATTTCTTTATTTTCTTCAAAATATGTGGAAATCAAAAATCCAAAATTTAAATTTATATCATCTAAATTGAATTTAACTAAACTTGGACCATCAATTATCATCGAATAATTATAACTAGCATCTTCTGAAGAATCGTATTCATATTTTTTCAAAACATTTTCAAAATGAATAGGATCACATAATTCAAATGAAGAATCTCCATTTAAAATTGCATCGCTCAACGCATTTTTTATAGTATCACTACAATATAAAGTAGTATAAATAAAATCAATCAATTTATTTGGATCATTAGCTAATTCATCCGTGGTATAAGTTCTATACTCAGTCTTTTTTGTCCACCAATATTCAGAATATCTTTTAAGGTATATAGTTTTATTAACACCATCATAGTATATCCAAATTTTGCCTTTTCTAACGGCTACAACAATTCCACCTAAAGCTTTAACTTCTTCTTTAACATCAACAAATAAAGAAACTTTAGGAACCATATTGTCATCGAGTTGAATATCGACATCAACAGGAATTGATCCAAGTTTATATCCAATTAAATCCAATGCAACTTTAGCATTTAAACTATAAGACTTAATATTTGCACTATTAAAGAAAGTTTTAAACAATGTAGTAATGGAATTAAAATCATAATATCCATCTAAGCTCTGTGGTGAAGAAATTTCTGAGCTTTCATTATTTTCTGAATATATATCATCAAAATTGATATTTATATCAAATATTTCATCTTTTTTCGAATAAATATTAGTTACAGAAATACCAGAAACAAAATTAGAAGATGTAGAAATTGAAGCGTTGATATAAGAATTTGTTGCACCCTCAATCTTATTTCCTTCAGAATCTAAATTAGGATTAAAATCAGATATTGCTTCATAAAGCTTTTCAGCGTCTAAAATTACTTTTATGCTTTCAACACTAGATAAAGACTTAATTAATTCATTAATATTTAAACCCAATGGTTTCATTTCTGGAATAGAAGGAGTAAATACACCGGTATCAATTCCTTCAGTAACGCTATCTAATATTGATGATAATAAATCCGATTTTATACCCATGATATCAGTAACATAGCGTACTAATTGCAAAGTTTCTTTAACTGAAATATAGAATTTAAGATTTGAATTATAGGTAACGTAAATAACATTATCAACAATTGTTAATTCGACATTATATTCTAAATTATTCTTAATGTCAGCAACATTAGCTTTAGCCATTAATTTTATATTTTTTACATCATTGATATCTAATTTGACTTCAGCATTATAATTGAAATTACTTTCACCTTTTTCTTTAACAATACCATTTGCATTGAATGAGAAGGTCTTATTATTCAAAAATTTTATAACATTCTTCAAACTTTTTATAATATTGCTTAAATCTTCTTTTCTTGCCCAAGAATCATCAACAAGTATATCAGTGATATTTGCATTTGTTTTGGTTAAAGATACTTTTCTAATAATATCCATTGATGACACTTCAATTTTATCGGTTGAAATTGAAAAATCAATTTTTCCTATAACTGGTAAAACACTGCTAAAATCAGCACTCATCTTCAAATCAGAAGACCAATATATACTATTTATAATATCGGCAAAATTAATAGAACTTAAAGAAATATCATTTGATTCAGATCTATTTTTAAATACTGAACTTATCTTTTCAATTCCAGAAGTAAAATCACCATTAGTAAGCAAGATAAATCCTTCTTTTAAAATATCTAAATCAAGATTTTTATAATCGAGATCAAAGGCAACTTCAACTTCTTGTAAAATTTGGAAAAGCTCATCGATAGTAAGTACATATTTAACATTTCCAAGATCAATATAGAAATAATCACCAATTTTAGAAACATTAATCAATATATTAAAATCAGAACAATAGATATTCAATCCTTTAACTTCAAAATCAAATTTATTATTCAAATCAAAATTAACAGTTCCTGAAATATCATATTTGTCATATTTTCCTTCAAATTCAATAGAATATTTCTTATTATCAATTAAATCTTTTATTCCATTTATGAAAGAAGATAATTCATCTAAATCATGATAATCTCTATCTTCAATAATAAAATCCTTTTTATTTGCCGAAGTTAAAGAAATAGAACCAATATTATCTAAAACAACAGAAAGATTAGATTTTTTATCATCAAACACTATTTTAATGTCATTTAAGAAATCTTTATTTAAAAAGTCTAAATTCAAATCAATTGCAAAATGATCTTCATCAGCTTCTAAATTATTAAATATAGAATTAAACTTATCTAAAATAATATTAACATCTAAATCTTTAGATTCAAATTCTTCCTTTAATTTCAATAAGAGATTATCAACAGTATCAGAAAAATATACTCCGTTGCCTAAACAAATATAAACTTTATTATCTTTTATCTTTAATGTGAGATAAGTAGATGATGTTTTATCTATCAATTCAACATTAATATCAGCCTCTAACCCATTTTCAAAATTTAAATAACTTTCCAATACTTTAATTTCCAAATCACTATCTTTAATACTTACATTGAAGCTGCCTTCAATTCTATAAGATTTTCTTGATAATAAGTCAGCAAAATTTAAAATTGTTGAAGTTTTCAAATTGTCTAATGAAGTAGTGTCAAAATAAGAACTCTCATCGGTAACATGGACATATTCATTATTGAGACCATAAGCATATTCCAAAGAATTATTATCATAATTTAAATTGAGTAAATTATTTTTTAAATTCCAAACAACATCAATATCTTTTTCGTTTAAAGTAAATTTTAAGTCAAATATTTCATCAGCAAATTTGATTTCATTTATTAAGTCTTTCAAGTCAACTTTTTGACCCGAGGATAATTTAGATAACTCTTGGAAAATAACTTTTAAGTCAAAATTATTATTTTGAACCATTTCTAATAAAACATTAACAAATGGAATATCAATATTATTAGCTTTTAAAAAGGCATCTAAGAAAATTGTAATAGAATTTAAACTACCTTTTATCTTTGCATCATTAATGTTTAAATAAAAAATACCTTCTTCAACATTTAATGAAATTTTAATATTTTCAAGTTCAGCAGATAAATAAATATTATTATCTTCAACTACATAAAAACCATTAACAGTTATTTCTTTTTCATCAATTTTACCAGTAAACTTAAATGAAGAATTTTTGACACCAGAAACAATTTCATCAATTTCTGAAATCAGACAATCAATATTTCCAAAATCCAAGTAATCTTCATTTTTGTTAAAATCAAAATTAAGGTTTCTCTTCAATAAAATTGTAGCTTCAATATTTTGATTACAGACAACTATTTTATTTTCCAAAGGCAATAACTTAGTCTCAGCAGAAATAAAAGGTATATAAAGTTTAACTTCATCATCTGCAAAGTTCAAAGAATTTAAGATTTCATTTATAGAAACGTTAAATTCTGAAGTATTTATATTGAACGAAATATCATATTTTTCTAAAAGAGACTTTAATTTGTTAACTAGATCAATAGCCTCTTCTTTTGTTAATTTAGTTTTAATCTTATCTGATAAATTAAAATATATTTCATTATTCTCATAATAGAAACCAGCTGTTCCAGATATATTTTTAAGACTGAAATCAACATTTCCTTGAATGCGATTCTTATTTAAATCAATCAAAGCAGTTCCAGAAATTGAATTATCCTCTTTTGTATATTTGAAATTTGTCTCAAATTTTCTAACAGAAAAGAAATCCATACCCATGTTGATAAGACTATTAAGTTTTTCAAAAGAAATATATTCTTTATTTTCTAATTCAAAATCAAAATTATCTGTTGGAACTAAAGTTAATTTTCCTTTATTCCCAAAAGAAACATTAAATTGACTATTACCAAATAAATATTCCAAATTTAGTTCATCATCAATCTTATATTGCATTAAATCTAAAGAAATACTTATTTTCTCATTTGAAGTAACTATTTCAGAAAACAAATTATTTAAAGTTGGAATTAATTCTTCTTTCAATTTTTTCAAATCTA
Coding sequences within:
- a CDS encoding aminoglycoside phosphotransferase (product inferred by homology to UniProt) produces the protein MAEKELLKVRPNKKIYREDDKLIKLFDHNIVKKSEVLKEAYSHALVEETGLSVPKLLYVNNEGEDWAIATEYINGNTIETLMKNDPDNKKKYIDKLVELQMAMSKISCSDLKKLRDKMNDRISHSGLEATVRYELHVRLDSLPRHNKLCHGDFNPSNVLVDENGKYYILDWAHATQGNASADAATTYIQFLLTGDKASAEYYLKAFCKKTDTALQYVQKWMPIVAAALSVKASPEDRAALLKMVNVVEYE
- a CDS encoding iron-containing alcohol dehydrogenase (product inferred by homology to UniProt) — encoded protein: MKENTIVKDEESLIDLLNRVKAAQKEFSTFSQEKVDEIFYRAALAANAQRIPLAKMAVEETGMGIVEDKVIKNHFAAEYIYNHYKNVKTCDEIERNDDMGFIKVAEPIGVLAAIVPTTNPTSTAIFKALIALKTRNGLIFSPHPRAKKCTIAAAKIVLDAAVKAGAPEDIIGWIDEPSIQLSNMLMTSCDCILATGGPGMVKAAYSSGKPAIGVGPGNTPIIVDSTANIELAASSVIQSKCFDNGMICASEQSVIVLSDIYSAFKAELIKRGAYFLSKADTKKVGETIIINGSVNAKIVGQRPVTIAKMAGVEIPEASRIMVGEVERVELSEPFAHEKLSPVLAMYKAKTFEEAVDKAEKLVTDGGYGHTSGIYVDEIVGKEKIDVLSKRMKTCRILVNTPAAQGGIGDLYNFMLNPSLTLGCGSWGGNSVSENVTIKHLLNIKVVAERRNNMLWLRLPEKVYFKPGCLHEALTELGTEYHRKRVFIVTDSFLYQSGFTKRITKILDEQGIEHMTFFQVAPDPTLACAKLGASQMADFKPDAIIAIGGGSPMDAAKIMWVLYEHPEIDFRDMALDFMDIRKRVYKFPHMGSKAMLVAIPTTAGTGSEVTPFAIITDQDDGTKYPVTDYELLPDMAIIDSDLMLNIPRGLTKASGIDALVHSIEAIASIMSSPYTDAMANEAIKLIFKYLPRAYKNGASDPEAREGMANAATIAGISFANAFLGICHSMGHKLGSYHHIPHGIAVSLVLENVMKFNACDAPTKMGTFPQYDHPVSLHRYAEAARGIGITGKNDEEIFNKFLEAIHQLKVECDIPLTIQEFGVPEDQFLQSLDQMSEDAFNDQCTAANPRYPLISEIKELYLKSYYGK
- a CDS encoding large-conductance mechanosensitive channel (product inferred by homology to UniProt), which encodes MKKFFQDFKKFATRGNVVDMAVGVIIGSAFTAIVNSLVKDILMPLIVWLFPVQDLSNLCIVLRPESVEGAGDALTWNYGNFIMAVINFLIVAFVLFIVLRSIMNARGFVADKYPFIDKKEEKQLRKEGKTKEEMKAINDERKAAKEKEEALKKAQEEAESEKGLLKRAVELLEQIEKK
- a CDS encoding 30S ribosomal protein S4 (product inferred by homology to UniProt), producing the protein MSRYTGPSWKVSRRLGYSTLETGRELAKRDYAPGAHGNDRRKKKSEYGLQLAEKQKLRMTYGVSERQFQRLYIMAKKEHGVTGLNFMRILETRLDNLVFRLGFARTRRGARQLVAHGHITVDGKRVDIPSYLVSVGQVISIREKDLNLKVINEALEVNTHTVPYVELNKDKKEGKLVRLPERNEFLQEINEAAIVEFYNRKL